One genomic window of Actinoplanes lobatus includes the following:
- a CDS encoding ABC transporter substrate-binding protein: MSIPSARRILAAAAAALLLAGCTGTDGEEKSGNADSSITVFNGANGAIVENWNPFSPTQLQPTNGTMYEALFWYNLATDAPPQPMLATGYSWNTDGTELTITAREGVKWSDGQPFTAKDVAFTFDLIKRTKAINATNLDIQSSVAKDDKTAVITFGAKSFTDEAAIIGHTPMIPEHIWSKIPDPEKTINQNPVGTGPFKLKSFSAQSFVIEKNPNYWQPGKPQIQNVRYISLATADAASAALTAGQVDWMSSYLPGLDQLLKNHTDLSYVNTPTMTTSIFTCSGTEYGCKGPQTDPAVRQAIYHAINRDQLNKLAGGGYAATASPTMLLPERDQKWIADPSQQTIPGTGDAAKANQILDAAGWAKGADGIRAKGGERLSMTIQTVSGWSDYISLNDTMAQQLKEVGIELKPTQLSWNEWNNNQVQGRYQLSLDSIGLGANSNPYHIYQPKYASGTTAKVGESARTSGNFARYHNEAVDKAVTVAAGTNDEATQKEQYKIIQTEIVRDLPYIPIYVNSLLTEFNTSRATGWPSNDNKYALPASWKIWDNGIVLANITPAK, encoded by the coding sequence ATGTCCATCCCCAGCGCACGCCGGATCCTCGCCGCGGCCGCCGCGGCACTCCTGCTGGCCGGTTGCACCGGCACCGACGGCGAGGAGAAGTCCGGCAACGCCGATAGCTCGATCACCGTGTTCAACGGCGCTAACGGCGCCATCGTGGAGAACTGGAACCCGTTCTCACCGACTCAGCTGCAACCCACCAACGGCACCATGTACGAGGCCCTGTTCTGGTACAACCTGGCCACCGACGCGCCGCCGCAACCGATGCTCGCCACCGGGTATTCGTGGAACACCGACGGCACCGAGCTGACCATCACCGCCCGCGAGGGTGTCAAGTGGTCCGACGGGCAGCCGTTCACCGCCAAGGACGTGGCCTTCACCTTCGACCTGATCAAGCGCACCAAGGCGATCAACGCCACCAACCTGGACATCCAGAGCTCGGTGGCCAAGGACGACAAGACCGCGGTGATCACCTTCGGGGCCAAGTCGTTCACCGACGAGGCGGCCATCATCGGCCACACCCCGATGATCCCCGAGCACATCTGGAGCAAGATCCCCGACCCCGAGAAGACGATCAACCAGAACCCGGTGGGCACCGGCCCGTTCAAGCTGAAGTCCTTCTCGGCGCAGAGCTTCGTCATCGAGAAGAACCCGAACTACTGGCAGCCGGGCAAACCGCAGATCCAGAACGTGCGCTACATCTCGCTGGCCACCGCCGACGCCGCGAGCGCCGCGCTGACCGCCGGCCAGGTCGACTGGATGAGCTCCTACCTGCCGGGTCTGGACCAGTTGCTGAAGAACCACACGGACCTGTCGTATGTGAACACGCCCACCATGACGACGTCGATCTTCACCTGCTCGGGCACCGAGTACGGCTGCAAGGGCCCGCAGACCGACCCCGCCGTGCGCCAGGCCATCTACCACGCCATCAACCGTGACCAGCTCAACAAGCTGGCCGGCGGCGGGTACGCGGCCACCGCCTCGCCCACCATGCTGCTGCCCGAGCGCGACCAGAAGTGGATCGCCGATCCGTCCCAGCAGACCATCCCGGGCACCGGCGACGCCGCCAAGGCCAACCAGATCCTCGACGCGGCCGGCTGGGCCAAGGGCGCCGACGGCATCCGCGCCAAGGGCGGCGAGCGGCTGTCGATGACCATCCAGACGGTCAGCGGCTGGAGCGACTACATCTCGCTCAACGACACGATGGCCCAGCAGCTCAAGGAGGTCGGCATCGAGCTCAAGCCGACCCAGCTGTCCTGGAACGAGTGGAACAACAACCAGGTGCAGGGCCGCTACCAGCTCTCACTGGACTCGATCGGGCTCGGCGCCAACTCCAACCCGTACCACATCTACCAGCCGAAATACGCCAGCGGGACGACCGCGAAGGTCGGTGAGAGCGCCCGGACCAGCGGCAACTTCGCCCGCTACCACAACGAGGCGGTGGACAAGGCTGTCACGGTGGCGGCCGGCACCAACGACGAGGCCACCCAGAAAGAGCAATACAAGATCATTCAAACCGAGATCGTACGGGACCTGCCGTACATCCCGATCTATGTGAACTCGCTGCTCACCGAGTTCAACACGAGCCGTGCCACCGGCTGGCCCAGCAACGACAACAAGTACGCGCTGCCCGCCTCCTGGAAGATCTGGGACAACGGCATCGTCCTGGCCAACATCACGCCGGCGAAGTAG
- a CDS encoding ABC transporter permease — translation MRYLSRKLGFYLVALWAALTLNFLIPRMMPGDPVEIMLAKLGQKGPVTPESREAIEAMLGTDSSRPLWAQYGDYLAGLANGDLGVSLVFFPAPVSSIIAQTLPWTIGLIGLATIISFLTGVGMGTLAGWKRGSWMDNLIPVTTMFQSVPYFWLALILLFLLGSVWPVFPLNGGYDVYTVTPGWNGPFLASVVYYGTLPALTIILSSIGGWMLGMRNMMVSTLSDDYMVTAEAKGLRSRRIMMRYAARNAVLPSISGFAISLGFVVAGSIITEAVFSYPGIGSALLQAVGGNDYALMQGILLIITLSVLGANLLVDLLYSVIDPRIRAQG, via the coding sequence ATGCGCTACCTGTCCCGCAAGCTCGGGTTCTACCTGGTCGCCCTCTGGGCGGCGCTGACCCTCAACTTCCTCATCCCCCGCATGATGCCCGGCGACCCCGTCGAGATCATGCTGGCCAAGCTGGGGCAGAAGGGGCCGGTCACGCCGGAGTCCCGGGAGGCGATCGAGGCGATGCTGGGCACCGACTCGAGCCGGCCGCTGTGGGCCCAGTACGGCGACTACCTTGCGGGACTGGCCAACGGGGACCTGGGCGTCTCCCTGGTCTTCTTCCCGGCCCCGGTCAGCTCGATCATCGCGCAGACCCTGCCCTGGACGATCGGGCTGATCGGGCTGGCCACGATCATCTCCTTCCTGACCGGCGTGGGCATGGGCACCCTCGCCGGCTGGAAGCGGGGCTCGTGGATGGACAACCTGATCCCGGTCACCACGATGTTCCAGTCCGTGCCGTACTTCTGGCTGGCCCTGATCCTGCTCTTCCTGCTCGGCAGCGTCTGGCCGGTCTTCCCGCTCAACGGCGGCTACGACGTCTACACCGTCACCCCGGGCTGGAACGGGCCGTTCCTCGCCTCGGTCGTCTACTACGGCACCCTGCCGGCGCTCACCATCATCCTGTCGTCGATCGGCGGGTGGATGCTCGGCATGCGCAACATGATGGTCTCCACACTGTCCGACGACTACATGGTCACGGCCGAGGCCAAGGGCCTGCGCTCCCGGCGGATCATGATGCGGTACGCGGCCCGCAACGCCGTCCTGCCGTCCATCTCCGGGTTCGCCATCTCGCTCGGCTTCGTGGTCGCCGGATCGATCATCACCGAGGCGGTGTTCTCCTACCCGGGCATCGGGTCGGCGCTGCTCCAGGCGGTCGGCGGCAACGACTACGCCCTCATGCAGGGCATCCTCCTGATCATCACGTTGTCGGTACTGGGCGCCAACCTGCTGGTCGACCTCCTGTACTCGGTCATCGACCCGCGCATCCGGGCGCAGGGCTGA
- a CDS encoding ABC transporter permease, which yields MAAADTVTVNLAVPRRRPSLPPMTGKLATGLIIAGLITLFGLIGPLFVQDPAKVDDIGLTPPSADHLLGTTQTGQDVLAQLAYATRGSLIVGAVVGLLTLILSGFFGIVGAYAGGWLDEAFSLFTNVVLVIPGLPVVIVISAYVAERSLLLVAIVLAITSWAGSARVLRGSTLSLRSRDYVLASRVAGERRWRILLVEILPNLIPLLASQVVFAVIFAILGEAGLSYLGLGATESFTWGTMLYYAQNGLALRLGAWWWFVPPGLMLALFGAALSLINFSIDEIINPKLRNQTRGARRGWRMSREQIRRAKESTL from the coding sequence ATGGCCGCCGCCGACACCGTCACCGTGAACCTCGCGGTCCCTCGCCGCCGCCCCAGCCTGCCGCCGATGACCGGCAAACTGGCCACCGGCCTGATCATCGCCGGGCTCATCACCCTGTTCGGGCTGATCGGACCACTGTTCGTCCAGGACCCGGCCAAGGTCGACGACATCGGCCTCACCCCACCCAGCGCCGATCACCTGCTCGGCACCACCCAGACCGGGCAGGACGTGCTCGCCCAGCTCGCCTATGCCACCCGCGGCTCGCTGATCGTCGGCGCCGTCGTCGGGCTGCTCACCCTGATCCTGTCCGGCTTCTTCGGCATCGTCGGGGCGTACGCGGGCGGCTGGCTCGACGAGGCGTTCTCCCTGTTCACCAACGTCGTCCTGGTCATCCCCGGGCTGCCCGTGGTGATCGTCATCTCGGCCTACGTCGCCGAGCGCAGCCTCCTGCTCGTCGCGATCGTCCTGGCGATCACCAGCTGGGCCGGGTCCGCGCGGGTGCTGCGCGGCTCCACCCTCAGCCTGCGCAGCCGTGACTACGTGCTGGCCAGCCGGGTCGCCGGGGAACGGCGATGGCGGATCCTGCTGGTCGAGATCCTGCCCAACCTCATCCCGCTGCTCGCCTCCCAGGTGGTGTTCGCGGTCATCTTCGCCATCCTGGGAGAGGCCGGCCTCTCCTACCTCGGGCTGGGCGCCACCGAGTCGTTCACCTGGGGAACCATGCTGTACTACGCGCAGAACGGGCTCGCCCTGCGGCTCGGCGCGTGGTGGTGGTTCGTACCCCCGGGATTGATGCTGGCTCTCTTCGGCGCGGCGCTGTCCCTGATCAACTTCTCGATCGACGAGATCATCAACCCCAAGCTGCGCAACCAGACCCGGGGCGCCCGCCGCGGCTGGCGGATGTCGCGCGAGCAGATCCGTAGGGCCAAGGAGTCGACGCTGTGA
- a CDS encoding ABC transporter ATP-binding protein translates to MSEPVLTIENLSVDYLVDPVVHAVRDVSLTLRRGEVLGLAGESGCGKSTLAYAIVRLLKPPAMITSGRAVFHARDGGDIDWGDLRPEELRAARWDKISMVFQGAMNSLNPVISIRDQFEDIFTTHRPAMSRRDRRLRCGDLLESVGVDRGRLTSYPHELSGGMRQRVMIAMAMALEPQIMIMDEPTTALDVVVQREILRELTRLRDEHGFAVVFITHDLPLLLEISDRIAVMRDGAIAELGDAYQLYTEPRHDYTKQLLASFPSLTGDRGSFIRLAPEGMS, encoded by the coding sequence GTGAGCGAACCGGTCCTGACCATCGAGAACCTCAGCGTCGACTATCTGGTCGACCCGGTCGTGCACGCCGTCCGGGACGTGTCGCTGACCCTGCGGCGCGGCGAGGTGCTCGGCCTCGCGGGGGAGAGCGGCTGCGGCAAGAGCACCCTCGCCTACGCGATCGTGCGCCTGCTCAAACCGCCCGCCATGATCACGTCGGGGCGGGCGGTCTTCCACGCCCGTGACGGCGGCGACATCGACTGGGGTGATCTCCGCCCGGAGGAGCTGCGGGCCGCCCGCTGGGACAAGATCTCCATGGTGTTCCAGGGGGCGATGAACTCCCTCAACCCGGTCATCTCGATCCGCGACCAGTTCGAGGACATCTTCACCACCCACCGGCCGGCCATGTCCCGCCGTGACCGTCGCCTGCGCTGCGGCGACCTGCTCGAATCCGTCGGCGTGGACCGGGGGCGGCTCACCTCGTACCCCCATGAGCTGTCCGGCGGCATGCGGCAACGCGTCATGATCGCGATGGCCATGGCCCTGGAACCACAAATCATGATCATGGACGAGCCGACCACCGCCCTGGACGTCGTCGTGCAACGCGAGATCCTCCGCGAACTCACCCGGCTACGCGACGAACACGGCTTCGCCGTCGTCTTCATCACCCACGACCTGCCGCTGCTGCTGGAGATCAGCGACCGGATCGCGGTCATGCGCGACGGGGCGATCGCCGAACTCGGCGACGCCTACCAGCTCTACACCGAACCGCGCCACGACTACACGAAACAGCTGCTCGCGTCGTTCCCCAGCCTCACCGGCGACCGCGGCTCCTTCATCCGTCTCGCCCCGGAGGGGATGTCATGA
- a CDS encoding ABC transporter ATP-binding protein, with protein sequence MTTLEVRGLSKDYRLRHGIRTRTLRAVDDVSFTLDHGRTVALVGQSGSGKSTIARLLLQLEQPTSGRILLDGEPVARRGSALARYRRTVQMVFQDPFASLNPFHDVEHHLTRPVRLHQRGLSDAEVHQRVLHLLERVRLTPAADFARRRPHELSGGQRQRVAIARALAPSPGVLIADEPVSMLDVSIRLGVLNLLATLQREEDLGVLYITHDLATARHFSDEILVLYQGRVVERGPADEVILNPRHEYTRTLADAAPNPERRLGELRR encoded by the coding sequence ATGACCACCCTCGAAGTGCGCGGGCTGAGCAAGGACTATCGCCTACGGCACGGCATCCGTACGCGTACGCTGCGCGCCGTCGACGACGTCAGCTTCACCCTCGACCACGGGCGCACCGTGGCACTGGTCGGGCAGAGCGGCAGCGGCAAATCCACCATCGCCCGCCTGCTGCTACAGCTCGAACAGCCCACCTCCGGGCGCATCCTGCTCGACGGCGAACCGGTGGCCCGCCGTGGCTCCGCACTCGCGCGCTATCGGCGTACCGTGCAGATGGTTTTTCAAGATCCGTTCGCGTCGCTGAACCCGTTCCACGACGTCGAGCACCACCTCACCCGTCCGGTCCGGCTGCACCAGCGCGGGCTCAGCGACGCCGAAGTCCACCAACGGGTGCTGCACCTGCTCGAACGCGTCCGCCTCACACCGGCCGCCGACTTCGCCCGCCGCCGCCCACACGAACTCTCCGGCGGCCAGCGGCAGCGCGTCGCCATCGCCCGCGCCCTCGCACCGTCACCCGGCGTCCTGATCGCCGACGAACCCGTCTCGATGCTCGACGTGTCGATCCGGCTCGGCGTGCTCAACCTGCTCGCCACCCTGCAACGGGAGGAGGACCTGGGCGTCCTCTACATCACCCACGACCTGGCCACCGCCCGGCACTTCTCCGACGAGATCCTCGTCCTCTACCAGGGCCGGGTCGTCGAACGCGGGCCGGCCGACGAGGTCATCCTCAACCCGCGGCACGAGTACACGCGTACCCTCGCCGACGCCGCACCCAACCCGGAACGCCGTCTCGGCGAGCTACGCCGCTGA
- a CDS encoding flavodoxin family protein encodes MRALVVYESMFGNTAAVAQAVAEGLAGPFEVTLADVHERPAVTGVDLLVVGAPTHAFGLSRPSTRADAVKHGEVRAGAQEAGIREYLDATPPLAGLPVAAFDTRMDTRFPTGSAARKALRRLHSLGGQPVMPAEDFRVGGMTGPLVDGEIERARRWARQVADRHAASAA; translated from the coding sequence ATGCGAGCGCTCGTCGTCTACGAATCCATGTTCGGCAACACGGCCGCGGTGGCGCAGGCGGTCGCTGAGGGGCTCGCCGGGCCGTTCGAGGTGACGCTCGCCGACGTGCACGAACGGCCCGCGGTCACGGGCGTGGATCTGCTGGTGGTCGGCGCACCGACCCACGCGTTCGGGTTGAGCCGGCCGTCGACCAGGGCGGACGCGGTCAAGCACGGCGAGGTCCGGGCGGGGGCGCAGGAGGCCGGCATCCGGGAGTATCTGGATGCCACTCCCCCGCTGGCCGGCCTGCCGGTGGCGGCTTTCGACACGCGGATGGACACCCGGTTCCCGACCGGCTCGGCCGCTCGCAAGGCGCTGCGCCGGCTGCACAGCCTGGGCGGGCAGCCGGTGATGCCGGCGGAGGACTTCCGGGTCGGCGGGATGACCGGCCCGCTGGTCGACGGCGAGATCGAGCGCGCCCGTCGCTGGGCGCGCCAGGTCGCGGACCGGCACGCCGCCTCAGCGGCATAG
- a CDS encoding chorismate mutase — protein MSADLTEVRRAIDAIDAEVVQRLAARERLVRRAAALKTDEQAVRAPARVEEVIAKVRGLAVAAGGSPEVVERVYRAMISAFIDLELAEHRELAGE, from the coding sequence ATGAGTGCCGATCTCACCGAAGTCCGCCGGGCCATCGACGCGATCGACGCCGAGGTGGTGCAACGGCTCGCCGCCCGGGAGCGGCTGGTCCGGCGGGCCGCCGCGCTGAAGACCGACGAACAGGCGGTCCGGGCGCCCGCCCGGGTGGAGGAGGTCATCGCCAAGGTGCGCGGCCTGGCCGTCGCGGCAGGCGGGTCACCGGAGGTCGTCGAGCGGGTCTACCGGGCGATGATCAGCGCCTTCATCGACCTGGAACTCGCCGAGCACCGGGAACTCGCCGGCGAATAG